From Granulicella sp. WH15, the proteins below share one genomic window:
- a CDS encoding glycoside hydrolase family 28 protein, whose translation MGNLYTSVWAKSVLNLGAAVVVSAGLASSVQAKMMTCDAHAFGAKGDGKTKDTAALQRAIDQCAKKSGGVVHLGSGTYVSAPLDLKSHVHLQLDKDATLLGSPDREDYPIREDAKWRKVSLIHADHAVDIGITGEGTVDGNGHVWWEAKAEDHKRGAPEAPRPLLIDITNSKQILIEGVTIQNSPQYNITTFWCDGLTVRNVKILNPGRTAPNTDGIDPVSTSHVLIEHDLIDTGDDNIAIKSGLVERGDPNVPSTDIVVRDCILRNGHGLSIGSEVAGGVRNVTVERVTFAGTRQGIRIKSARGRGNDVGNFVYRDITMEDVETPIEITNYYTGLVKNDPGQPVTEHTPRFHDITIENVTATGAKRAGVIMGLPESPIKNVVLKNVHLTAATGMTMQYAQVSQDGLVITPASGDALTKGPGLTINGK comes from the coding sequence ATGGGAAATCTGTATACATCGGTCTGGGCGAAGAGCGTCCTGAACCTGGGTGCGGCGGTGGTCGTCTCCGCGGGGCTTGCCTCCTCGGTGCAGGCGAAGATGATGACCTGCGACGCACATGCGTTTGGCGCTAAGGGCGATGGTAAGACCAAGGATACGGCAGCTCTGCAACGGGCGATTGACCAGTGCGCAAAGAAATCGGGCGGGGTGGTTCATCTGGGCAGCGGCACGTATGTCTCGGCTCCGCTCGACCTGAAGAGCCATGTTCATCTGCAACTCGATAAGGACGCCACGCTACTGGGCTCGCCGGACCGGGAGGACTACCCGATCCGCGAGGATGCCAAATGGCGCAAGGTCTCGCTGATCCATGCCGATCATGCGGTGGATATCGGGATTACCGGTGAAGGTACGGTAGATGGCAATGGGCATGTGTGGTGGGAGGCCAAGGCCGAAGACCACAAACGCGGTGCGCCTGAGGCTCCGCGTCCGCTGTTGATCGACATTACCAACTCGAAGCAGATTTTGATTGAGGGCGTCACGATCCAGAACTCGCCGCAGTACAACATCACGACGTTCTGGTGCGACGGGTTGACGGTGCGGAATGTGAAGATCCTGAACCCGGGCCGGACCGCTCCGAACACCGATGGGATCGATCCTGTGTCGACCAGCCATGTGCTGATCGAGCACGACCTGATCGACACGGGTGACGACAACATCGCCATCAAGTCCGGGCTGGTGGAGCGTGGTGATCCCAATGTTCCCAGCACGGATATCGTGGTCCGCGACTGCATTCTGCGCAATGGGCACGGGCTTTCGATTGGAAGTGAAGTTGCCGGTGGCGTGAGGAATGTGACGGTGGAACGCGTCACCTTTGCGGGGACGCGACAGGGGATACGGATCAAATCGGCTCGCGGGCGCGGCAACGATGTGGGCAACTTCGTCTATCGCGATATCACGATGGAAGACGTGGAGACGCCCATCGAGATCACCAACTACTACACCGGGCTGGTGAAGAACGATCCCGGCCAGCCGGTGACCGAGCACACGCCGCGGTTCCATGACATCACGATTGAAAATGTAACCGCAACAGGAGCAAAACGCGCGGGCGTCATCATGGGACTGCCGGAGAGCCCGATCAAAAACGTGGTGCTGAAGAACGTGCATTTGACCGCCGCTACCGGCATGACGATGCAGTACGCGCAGGTGAGTCAGGATGGGTTGGTGATTACTCCTGCGAGTGGCGATGCGCTCACCAAAGGGCCGGGCTTAACGATCAACGGTAAGTAA
- a CDS encoding alpha-L-rhamnosidase C-terminal domain-containing protein, with the protein MSVLGKGGRERKRRSLAAPALLCCVAFAASAAAQSLDPARDRTSLHMPPATTLREQFIWTKNDAAALDPAYQAKVRGQDDKTAPHYFRTHFRVDTLPQQATLYIAGPRSATVFLNGTKVLEFADAGLGKGFHVMHAEVAAALHPGENVLAIEEVRGHSSLHTGAGPVINQVTYGEVLAAKIVPAGIAADAPPLLISDASWRSSLEAHGEWSAPLFDDSGWPLVQSLGPLGSRSDFLQWNADAGLYEWPGYAGIGPAMRTFDASVTSVRDVVQPESLAHTDGLLSRGEFTVSPSATAPALTLDFGKEISGRLRLVSSSDVPVTVETSYGESAEEAMGHAYLGVRSVTVPPHGEAFGPKSAFRYVRLTFPAGTASQWSRIDAQGIAFPVDYLGSFESSDPLLNRIWETGAYTAHLCMQEGIWDAPKRDRGRWMGDLDVTGRVISSVFANRELMEQTMTEVIGDSPVTRDVNTIAGYSALWITGQADFYRHSGDLAYLRSVHPQMLELLRVMDAELDADGVFANPQKHKVFVDWSDGFSADTPDARIATHMEFYLAYQEAAYLLAEIGDPENASAYRAKAEHLRLAAQQKLLDPATNTFGNRWQSNAMAVVAGAATPTQQQAIWTGVLSHVTAPVGPKTVVTPYYGFYMLDAMARLDHRSDALTWMRQYWGGMIAEGATSFWEAYDPRWPKQNFHAYLEADGKRGYYTSLAHGWASGPTAWLMQQILGIQPTAAGFRAVTIRPDLAGLAWAHGAEPTPRGLIRVAADAGSIKVSIPPATVAKLILPFASGQGTILQNGRAVKAVAAEDGTRSVITLQHAGEFTFTQKGRAK; encoded by the coding sequence GTGTCAGTGCTGGGAAAAGGGGGAAGGGAACGGAAGAGGCGGAGTTTAGCCGCCCCGGCGCTGCTGTGCTGTGTCGCGTTCGCAGCCTCGGCAGCCGCTCAATCCCTCGATCCCGCCCGCGACCGCACCTCGCTCCACATGCCGCCTGCCACCACTCTGCGGGAGCAGTTCATCTGGACCAAAAACGATGCCGCCGCACTCGATCCGGCCTATCAGGCCAAGGTTCGTGGACAGGACGACAAGACCGCTCCCCATTATTTTCGGACACATTTCCGCGTAGATACGCTCCCCCAGCAGGCGACGCTCTACATCGCCGGTCCCCGCTCCGCCACAGTTTTTTTGAACGGCACGAAGGTCCTCGAGTTCGCCGATGCGGGACTCGGCAAGGGCTTCCACGTCATGCACGCGGAGGTCGCTGCCGCGCTGCACCCGGGCGAAAACGTGCTGGCCATCGAAGAGGTGCGCGGCCACAGCTCGCTGCACACCGGGGCCGGTCCGGTCATCAATCAGGTCACCTACGGCGAGGTGCTGGCGGCCAAGATCGTCCCCGCGGGCATCGCCGCGGACGCGCCGCCGCTGCTGATCTCCGATGCCTCATGGCGCAGCTCGCTCGAGGCCCACGGCGAATGGTCCGCACCGTTGTTCGACGACTCCGGGTGGCCCCTCGTGCAGAGCCTCGGTCCCCTGGGCAGCCGTAGCGACTTCCTCCAGTGGAACGCCGACGCGGGTCTCTACGAGTGGCCCGGTTACGCTGGCATCGGTCCCGCTATGCGGACCTTTGACGCCTCCGTCACAAGCGTCCGCGACGTGGTTCAGCCAGAGAGCCTTGCCCACACCGACGGCCTGCTATCCAGAGGCGAGTTCACGGTATCTCCCAGCGCAACGGCCCCCGCGCTCACGCTCGACTTCGGCAAAGAGATCAGCGGTCGCCTCCGCTTGGTCTCCTCCTCCGACGTTCCCGTCACGGTCGAGACCAGCTACGGCGAGTCCGCCGAAGAGGCTATGGGCCACGCCTACCTCGGCGTCCGCAGCGTCACCGTCCCTCCCCACGGCGAAGCCTTCGGCCCTAAGAGCGCCTTCCGCTACGTGCGCCTGACCTTCCCCGCGGGCACAGCTTCCCAATGGAGCCGCATCGACGCGCAGGGCATTGCCTTTCCGGTCGATTACCTCGGCTCCTTCGAGTCTTCGGACCCGCTCCTCAACCGCATCTGGGAGACCGGCGCCTACACCGCCCACCTCTGTATGCAGGAGGGCATCTGGGACGCGCCCAAGCGCGACCGTGGCCGCTGGATGGGCGACCTCGACGTCACCGGCCGCGTCATCAGCAGCGTCTTCGCCAACCGCGAGCTGATGGAGCAGACCATGACGGAGGTCATCGGCGACTCGCCCGTCACCCGCGACGTCAACACCATCGCGGGCTACTCCGCCCTCTGGATCACCGGCCAGGCCGACTTCTACCGGCACAGCGGCGACCTGGCCTACCTGCGCAGCGTTCACCCGCAGATGCTCGAGCTGCTGCGCGTGATGGACGCCGAGCTTGATGCCGACGGTGTCTTCGCCAATCCACAGAAGCACAAGGTCTTCGTCGACTGGTCCGACGGCTTCAGCGCCGACACGCCCGACGCCCGCATCGCCACGCACATGGAGTTCTACCTCGCCTATCAGGAGGCAGCGTACCTGCTTGCCGAGATCGGCGATCCTGAGAACGCATCGGCCTACCGAGCCAAAGCCGAGCATCTACGCTTAGCAGCGCAACAGAAGCTTCTCGATCCAGCAACAAACACCTTCGGCAACCGCTGGCAGTCGAACGCGATGGCGGTGGTCGCGGGCGCGGCGACGCCCACGCAGCAGCAGGCCATCTGGACCGGCGTTCTCTCGCATGTGACCGCGCCAGTCGGTCCTAAAACCGTCGTCACCCCGTACTACGGCTTCTACATGCTCGACGCGATGGCCCGCCTCGATCACCGCTCCGACGCGCTCACCTGGATGCGCCAGTACTGGGGCGGCATGATCGCCGAGGGTGCAACCAGCTTCTGGGAGGCCTACGACCCGCGCTGGCCCAAGCAGAACTTCCACGCCTACCTCGAAGCCGACGGCAAGCGCGGTTACTACACCAGCCTCGCCCACGGCTGGGCCAGCGGCCCCACGGCGTGGCTCATGCAGCAGATCCTCGGCATCCAGCCCACGGCGGCGGGCTTCCGAGCGGTGACCATCCGCCCCGATCTCGCGGGCCTCGCGTGGGCACACGGCGCGGAGCCGACGCCGCGCGGCCTCATCCGCGTCGCTGCCGATGCAGGTTCCATCAAGGTGTCGATCCCGCCCGCGACGGTCGCAAAGCTCATCCTGCCCTTTGCTTCGGGGCAGGGAACGATCCTCCAGAACGGCCGAGCCGTGAAGGCCGTTGCAGCCGAGGACGGCACCCGCTCCGTTATCACGCTGCAACATGCAGGTGAGTTCACCTTCACGCAGAAGGGAAGGGCCAAGTGA